A DNA window from Homalodisca vitripennis isolate AUS2020 unplaced genomic scaffold, UT_GWSS_2.1 ScUCBcl_151;HRSCAF=1397, whole genome shotgun sequence contains the following coding sequences:
- the LOC124370379 gene encoding cingulin-like, which translates to MDEETQEIEPTPQKKMEELLKKMENWSERQIKSKTISKTQLSELNKLVGMMRKELKEMEIEKAKMEGRLEERKEIVNMFKEALKEEGERKSREGAQEEGTTKSFADIVRDERKMKEKRPPAITGKRGEPARSSNVVLVRKEGRESEEVRRKMKELIDPGKERINVKRMTNVKNGILLEVTSKEEVKRLVEDEGMKGEGIEVKAPDKKRPMLMIYDVEMSLKDDEIMKEIYERNLKEEMTEDEMKEGFTIRSRKEEGKGDRRRRIGSIIVQCSAKVRNLLRRRERLYIGWTSNRAKDYIDLPRCYRCQRFGHVAKYCNGKKACPRCSEEHDIKDCRVQEDAPWKCVNCERDGKVDLNHDVRWKGCPAYKRAEKRYLESVAYD; encoded by the coding sequence ATGGATGAAGAGACGCAAGAAATAGAGCCAACACCGCAGAAGAAGATGGAAGAGTTGTTAAAGAAGATGGAGAACTGGTCTGAGAGACAGATAAAGAGCAAAACAATAAGCAAGACGCAATTGAGTGAATTAAATAAGCTGGTGGGGATGATGAGGAAGGAGCTGAAAGAGATGGAGATAGAGAAGGCGAAGATGGAAGGAAGGCTCGAAGAGCGGAAGGAGATAGTAAACATGTTTAAGGAAGCCCTGAAGGAGGAAGGAGAGAGAAAGAGCAGAGAAGGAGCACAAGAAGAAGGGACGACTAAGTCCTTCGCTGATATTGTGAGAGATGAAAGAAAGATGAAGGAGAAAAGGCCCCCTGCAATTACAGGTAAGAGGGGAGAGCCGGCCAGATCATCAAACGTTGTGTTGgtgagaaaagaaggaagggaaAGTGAGGAAGTGAGGAGAAAGATGAAGGAGTTGATAGATCCTGGGAAAGAAAGGATAAATGTAAAGAGAATGACAAATGTGAAAAATGGAATCTTGCTGGAGGTGACCTCAAAAGAAGAGGTGAAGAGATTAGTGGAGGATGAAGGAATGAAAGGAGAGGGAATAGAGGTGAAAGCACCGGATAAGAAAAGACCAATGCTGATGATTTATGATGTTGAAATGAGCTTAAAGGATGATGAAATCATGAAAGAAATTTATGAACGGAACCTGAAGGAGGAGATGACGGAGGATGAGATGAAGGAAGGATTCACAATACGGAGTCGGAAGGAGGAAGGGAAAGGAGACAGAAGAAGAAGGATAGGAAGTATAATTGTGCAATGTAGTGCGAAGGTGAGAAACCTGTTAAGAAGAAGGGAGAGGCTGTATATAGGATGGACATCAAACAGGGCTAAGGATTATATAGACTTGCCCAGATGTTACAGATGCCAACGTTTTGGACACGTGGCTAAGTACTGTAATGGTAAGAAAGCATGCCCCAGATGTAGTGAGGAGCATGATATCAAGGACTGCCGAGTGCAGGAAGATGCACCCTGGAAGTGTGTAAATTGTGAGAGAGATGGAAAGGTGGATCTCAACCACGATGTGCGATGGAAGGGATGCCCGGCATACAAGAGGGCGGAGAAGAGGTACTTGGAGTCAGTTGCCTATGATTAG